A stretch of Syntrophorhabdaceae bacterium DNA encodes these proteins:
- a CDS encoding MBL fold metallo-hydrolase produces IGSAGTHEAKGVKISALTSYHDSSKGSERGKNLLFVIEADGLRLAHLGDLGHTLSKTEIEKLGAVDILFLPVGGYFTIDPKEATTVAADVKAAITVPMHFKTPKCDFPIAPVEEFTKGKERVRNAGTPEIDINKGSLPKEPEILVFTYAL; encoded by the coding sequence CATCGGCAGCGCGGGGACACATGAGGCAAAGGGCGTCAAGATATCGGCGCTGACCTCCTATCACGATTCCTCGAAGGGGAGCGAGAGGGGGAAAAACCTTCTCTTCGTGATCGAGGCCGACGGGCTTCGACTGGCCCATCTGGGGGACCTGGGTCACACCCTCTCAAAAACCGAGATTGAGAAGCTGGGCGCGGTAGATATCCTTTTTCTGCCCGTGGGAGGATATTTTACCATCGATCCAAAGGAGGCAACCACGGTCGCTGCCGACGTGAAGGCCGCCATCACCGTCCCCATGCACTTCAAGACCCCGAAGTGCGATTTCCCTATCGCGCCGGTGGAGGAATTTACAAAAGGGAAAGAACGGGTCAGGAACGCGGGCACACCGGAAATCGATATCAATAAGGGGAGCCTGCCGAAGGAGCCGGAGATCCTCGTCTTCACATATGCCCTCTAG
- a CDS encoding transcriptional coactivator p15/PC4 family protein, producing the protein MIIGEVQKGTDKIMVTVKEFKGKTYVDIRTFFENDQGEMVPTKKGVSLTPENLDDILTLLQEAKKVMKEGKITD; encoded by the coding sequence ATGATAATAGGCGAGGTTCAGAAGGGAACGGACAAGATCATGGTAACGGTGAAGGAGTTCAAGGGTAAAACCTATGTGGACATCCGTACCTTTTTTGAAAACGACCAGGGCGAAATGGTGCCCACGAAAAAAGGTGTTTCTCTCACGCCGGAAAATCTGGATGATATCCTCACCCTCCTCCAGGAAGCAAAGAAGGTGATGAAAGAAGGGAAGATAACGGATTAA
- the hpt gene encoding hypoxanthine phosphoribosyltransferase — translation MLKKLYSKEEIEEAVKRLGALIEKDYDGETVIFVCLLKGSFMFTSDLVRSAAVPSKVDFMRVSSYGNGTTSKGTITITKDLEEDITGQNVVIVEDIIDSGLTLTEVRGMLQKRNPKSIKICALLDKRARREIEIEGDYVGFTMEDGFVVGYGIDYAEQYRNLPEIYVVEE, via the coding sequence GTGCTCAAGAAACTATATTCAAAGGAAGAAATCGAAGAAGCGGTAAAACGGCTCGGTGCCCTGATAGAGAAGGATTACGATGGCGAGACAGTCATATTCGTCTGCCTCCTGAAAGGCTCATTCATGTTCACTTCCGATCTCGTGCGCTCCGCCGCCGTTCCCTCAAAAGTAGATTTCATGCGCGTCTCCTCCTACGGCAACGGCACGACCTCGAAAGGGACCATCACCATCACCAAAGACCTGGAGGAGGACATCACGGGCCAAAACGTGGTGATCGTAGAGGATATCATCGACTCGGGCCTCACCCTCACCGAGGTAAGGGGCATGCTCCAAAAAAGAAATCCGAAATCGATAAAAATCTGCGCCCTCCTCGACAAGCGCGCGAGGAGGGAGATAGAGATAGAGGGCGATTACGTGGGATTCACCATGGAGGATGGCTTTGTCGTGGGATATGGAATCGATTATGCGGAACAATATAGGAATTTACCCGAGATTTATGTGGTGGAAGAGTGA
- a CDS encoding NAD(P)H-dependent oxidoreductase: protein MQVLVTYYTRSGNTKKLAEEVAQGVKEVKGVECIVKAAAEVTKEDFLAADGIIAGSPVYFGSMAAPLKDLFDRLVVVRKNMGDKVGAAFATGGDPTGGKETTLISIIQALLIYGMIIVGDPLDATGHYGVACTGSPDEKTAGNARKLGNRVATLVKKLKQ from the coding sequence ATGCAGGTACTCGTTACATATTACACCCGGTCGGGGAATACGAAGAAGTTGGCTGAGGAAGTGGCTCAGGGAGTCAAAGAGGTGAAAGGGGTTGAGTGCATCGTGAAGGCGGCGGCGGAGGTGACGAAAGAGGACTTTCTTGCCGCCGACGGGATTATCGCCGGATCTCCCGTCTACTTCGGATCTATGGCGGCCCCTTTGAAAGACCTTTTCGACCGGCTCGTGGTGGTCCGGAAGAATATGGGGGATAAGGTGGGCGCTGCTTTTGCCACAGGGGGCGATCCTACGGGGGGAAAGGAGACGACCCTCATATCGATCATCCAGGCCCTCCTCATCTACGGTATGATAATCGTCGGGGACCCGCTCGATGCAACGGGCCATTATGGGGTGGCATGCACGGGGTCGCCGGATGAGAAGACTGCCGGCAATGCCCGTAAATTGGGGAACAGGGTCGCGACCCTGGTGAAAAAGCTGAAACAATAA